Proteins co-encoded in one Arachis hypogaea cultivar Tifrunner chromosome 13, arahy.Tifrunner.gnm2.J5K5, whole genome shotgun sequence genomic window:
- the LOC112737893 gene encoding stem-specific protein TSJT1: protein MLAIFHEAFAHPPEELNSPASYKGIKKPKVPEETLQDFISHNPNNTFSMSFGNSAVMAYVRPPTSFPTPQRQFCGFDDIYCLFLGSLNNLCSLIRQYGLSKSSKEAIFLIEAYKTLRDRGPYPADQVIKDLDGSFAFVVYDRKAGNVFAALGSDGGVKLYWGIAADGSIVISDDLDIIKEGCAKSFAPFPTGCMFHSEGGLMSFEHPMNKMKAMARIDSEGAMCGANFKVDKYTRVNSIPRVGSQSNWTEWDHH, encoded by the exons ATGTTGGCAATATTTCATGAGGCTTTTGCTCACCCTCCAGAGGAGCTTAATAGTCCTGCATCTTACAAAGGGATCAAGAAGCCTAAGGTTCCAGAGGAAACTCTTCAAGATTTTATTTCCCATAATCCCAATAACACTTTCTCTATGAGCTTTGGTAATTCTGCTGTTATGGCTTATGTTCGTCCTCCAACATCTTTCCCCACTCCACAAAG GCAGTTTTGTGGGTTTGATGACATATATTGCCTCTTCTTGGGGAGCTTGAACAATCTATGCTCATTGATTAGGCAATATGGGTTGTCAAAGAGTAGCAAGGAAGCCATATTTCTGATTGAAGCTTATAAGACACTCCGAGACCGAGGTCCATACCCTGCCGATCAAGTTATTAAGGACCTTGATGGTAGCTTTGCCTTTGTTGTCTATGACAGAAAGGCCGGCAACGTCTTCGCTGCACTC GGTTCTGATGGCGGAGTGAAGTTGTACTGGGGTAtagcagcagatggatctattgTAATATCTGATGATCTTGATATAATAAAGGAGGGTTGTGCAAAATCGTTTGCCCCCTTTCCAACAG GGTGTATGTTTCACAGTGAAGGAGGTCTAATGAGTTTTGAGCATCCAATGAACAAGATGAAGGCAATGGCAAGAATAGACAGTGAAGGAGCCATGTGTGGAGCCAACTTCAAGGTTGATAAGTACACAAGGGTTAACAGCATCCCTCGGGTTGGAAGTCAATCCAATTGGACTGAATGGGACCACCATTAA